A single region of the Ziziphus jujuba cultivar Dongzao chromosome 10, ASM3175591v1 genome encodes:
- the LOC107411651 gene encoding pentatricopeptide repeat-containing protein At1g56690, mitochondrial-like: MRFLFIPFRLYSTSAAISNTSLIARYARVGQIYNARRVFDHMPDKTIVSWNSIIAGYFQNNQPREAQKLFDRMPERNTVSWNGLISGYIKNGMVNEARKVFDSMPKRNVVSWTAMVRGYVQEGTISEAESLFWQMPEKNVVSWTVMLNGLIEDGRIDEARRLFDEMPEKDVVARTSMIGGYCQDGRLAEARELFDEMPRRNVISWTAMISGYAHNGRVDVARKLFEVMPEKNEVSWTAMLMGYTQCGRIEEASDLFDAMPMKSAIACNAMIVGFGQNGEVSKARQIFDRMRDRDDGTWSSMIKIYERKGFELEAIELFNLMQRQGVRPNFPSLISVLSVCASLASLDHGREVHAQLIRSHFDLDVYVVSVLITMYVKCGNLVKAKQVFDRFPLKDVVMWNSIITGYAQHGLGEESLQVFLEMCSFGIKPDNISFIGVLSACSYTGKVKEGLEIFESMKSKYQVEPRTEHYACMVDLLGRAGQVNEAMNLIEKMPVEADAIVWGSLLGACRTHMKLDSAEVAAKKLLQLEPNNSGPYILLSNIYASKGKWNEVAELRENMRTRSIMKSPGCSWIEVEKKVHMFTGGENMGHPEHALIMKMLEKLGGLLREAGYSPDGSFVLHDVDEEEKVHSLRHHSEKLAVAYGLLKVPEPMPIRVMKNLRVCGDCHSAIKLIAKVTAREIILRDANRFHHFKDGVCSCRDYW, translated from the coding sequence ATGCGGTTTTTGTTTATTCCTTTTAGGTTATACTCCACTAGTGCTGCGATTTCCAACACTTCTCTGATTGCACGGTACGCTCGTGTCGGCCAAATTTATAATGCACGGAGAGTATTTGATCATATGCCTGATAAAACCATTGTGTCTTGGAACTCCATAATTGCTGGGTACTTCCAAAATAATCAGCCACGGGAAGCCCAGAAACTGTTTGATCGGATGCCTGAGAGGAACACTGTTTCTTGGAATGGGTTGATTTCTGGGTATATTAAGAATGGTATGGTTAATGAAGCCAGAAAAGTATTTGATTCGATGCCCAAACGCAATGTTGTTTCCTGGACTGCCATGGTCAGAGGGTATGTTCAAGAAGGTACGATATCAGAGGCGGAGTCACTTTTTTGGCAAATGCCTGAAAAGAATGTTGTATCCTGGACAGTGATGTTGAATGGCCTAATTGAAGATGGCCGGATTGATGAGGCTCGTCGGCTTTTCGATGAAATGCCTGAGAAGGATGTGGTGGCAAGGACCAGTATGATTGGTGGGTATTGTCAGGATGGCCGATTGGCTGAAGCTCGTGAACTTTTTGATGAGATGCCACGTCGGAATGTCATTTCGTGGACGGCAATGATTTCCGGGTATGCGCACAATGGAAGGGTGGATGTTGCAAGAAAGCTTTTTGAAGTGATGCCGGAGAAAAATGAGGTGTCGTGGACGGCCATGCTGATGGGGTACACTCAGTGTGGGCGCATTGAAGAGGCTTCAGATCTCTTTGATGCAATGCCTATGAAGTCAGCTATTGCTTGTAATGCAATGATAGTTGGGTTTGGCCAAAATGGAGAAGTATCGAAAGCAAGGCAGATATTTGATCGAATGAGAGACAGGgatgatggaacatggagttCCATGATTAAGATTTATGAACGAAAAGGTTTTGAACTAGAAGCAATTgagttatttaatttaatgcAAAGACAAGGAGTTAGACCGAACTTCCCTTCTCTGATAAGTGTACTTTCTGTTTGTGCCAGCCTTGCAAGTCTTGATCATGGTAGAGAGGTGCATGCCCAGTTGATCAGATCGCACTTTGATCTTGATGTGTATGTTGTCTCAGTTTTGATCACTATGTACGTTAAGTGTGGCAACCTTGTGAAGGCAAAACAGGTGTTTGACAGGTTTCCTCTGAAGGATGTTGTTATGTGGAACTCTATTATTACAGGTTATGCTCAGCATGGTTTAGGAGAGGAATCGTTACAAGTTTTCCTGGAGATGTGCTCTTTTGGCATAAAGCCTGATAATATTAGCTTTATTGGAGTTCTTTCGGCATGCAGCTACACTGGAAAGGTAAAAGAAGGCCTTGAAATTTTTGAGTCAATGAAATCCAAATATCAGGTGGAGCCAAGAACTGAACATTATGCTTGCATGGTTGATCTACTTGGCCGAGCAGGCCAGGTAAATGAGGCAatgaatttaattgaaaaaatgcCAGTTGAAGCAGATGCTATTGTTTGGGGCTCCTTATTAGGTGCATGCAGAACTCACATGAAACTGGACTCGGCAGAAGTTGCAGCAAAGAAACTTCTTCAACTTGAGCCTAACAATTCTGGGCCTTACATTTTGCTATCAAATATTTATGCCTCCAAAGGTAAATGGAATGAGGTTGCAGAGCTGAGGGAAAACATGAGAACAAGGAGCATCATGAAATCACCTGGCTGTAGCTGGATTGAGGTAGAGAAAAAAGTACATATGTTCACTGGGGGAGAAAACATGGGACACCCAGAACATGCCCTGATAATGAAAATGTTAGAGAAACTAGGAGGATTGCTTAGAGAAGCTGGCTACTCTCCCGATGGTAGCTTTGTTCTGCATGATGTGGATGAAGAAGAGAAGGTGCATAGTTTGCGTCATCACAGTGAGAAACTGGCTGTGGCATATGGACTTCTAAAGGTGCCAGAACCAATGCCTATAAGAGTAATGAAGAATCTTCGGGTTTGTGGGGATTGCCATTCTGCAATAAAATTGATTGCTAAAGTCACTGCGAGAGAGATAATTTTGAGGGATGCTAACAGATTTCATCATTTCAAGGATGGTGTGTGTTCTTGCAGAGACTATTGGTGA